One stretch of Juglans microcarpa x Juglans regia isolate MS1-56 chromosome 3D, Jm3101_v1.0, whole genome shotgun sequence DNA includes these proteins:
- the LOC121255146 gene encoding uncharacterized mitochondrial protein AtMg00820-like, translating to MSRVSGLSHALLTTSKPRGFKSAAKNPAWLTTMDEEVKALRDNCTWDLVPQPPKTNIVGSEWIFHTKYLSDGSSDHLKAHLVATGYTQLPGLDYTDTFSPVVKALTVRVVLSLAVT from the coding sequence ATGTCTCGGGTCTCGGGTCTCTCACATGCTCTTCTTACTACATCTAAGCCTCGTGGTTTCAAATCTGCTGCTAAAAACCCTGCATGGTTGACTACTATGGATGAAGAGGTCAAAGCTCTTCGTGACAACTGCACTTGGGATCTTGTTCCTCAGCCTCCCAAAACGAACATTGTGGGTTCTGAATGGATCTTTCACACCAAGTATCTATCTGATGGCTCTAGTGACCACCTCAAGGCCCATCTTGTTGCCACGGGCTACACTCAGCTTCCTGGCCTCGATTACACCGATACTTTCAGTCCAGTGGTCAAAGCCTTAACTGTTCGTGTTGTGCTCTCTCTGGCTGTCACTTAG